The DNA segment CTGAAAGTTTTTGCTGACCATTTTCACTGATATAGTATAATGAAATAATCTGCGTCTATACGCTAAACTACGCAATTATTGCAATTGTCTTGAAAGGATGTCGCACAGCTATGAAATCATTCACTGGGGACTATTCACCATCCCCTCGTCCCTTGTCGCCTTCGGCACGGATTAAGGCGGCATTCATTCTTGGCAGTTTGTCTGCCTTCGGCCCGCTTTCGCTGGATATGTATTTGCCTGCGCTGCCTAAGCTCGCTGAGGAACTCAGCACTACGGCTTCTATTACCCAGCTAAGTCTGACCTCTTGCTTGCTTGGACTTGCCTTAGGTCAACTAGCTGCTGGACCGATCAGTGACGTCCGTGGACGTCGTACACCGCTCATTATCTCTCTTTGCCTTTATGCGCTCAGCTCGCTACTATGTGTCTTCGCGCCAACGATATGGGTGCTCATTGCCCTGCGATTTCTTCAAGGGCTGTCCGGTGCGGCAGGTATTGTCATCTCTCGCGCCGTCGTACGCGATCTATACTCTGGCTCAGAGCTGACAAAATTTTTCTCGCTGCTCATGCTCGTAAACGGAGCTGCGCCAATACTTGCACCGATCTTCGGAGGACAGCTGCTGCAATTTACGAATTGGAGAGGCGTGTTCGTAGTATTGTCCTTAATAGGTGTTGTTATGATGATCGCGGTATTATTTGGCTTGCCCGAATCGCTTCCCCAAGAACGCAGACAGTCGGGAGGATTATCCGCAACATGGACTACCTTCCGCAGACTGCTGGGAGATCGCCTTTTCATCGGCTTTTGCCTAACGCAAGGACTTGTATCTTCTGCAATGTTTGCCTACATATCCGGATCTTCATTTGTCATGCAGAATGTGTATCATGTATCGCCCCAAATGTACAGCCTCATTTTTGCCACAAACGGCGTCGGTATCATCATTGCGAGCCAAACGACCGGGCGTTTGGCTGGCCGGATTAAGGAAGCTAAGATGCTGCAATTTGGATTAGCACTGGCACTGACAGCCTCCTTAGGTTTACTATCAGCAATTTTGCTGGGTGGCGAGCTAATCACCGTACTTATTCCTTTATTCTTTGTCGTATCGTGTGTAGGGATTATTTCCACGTCCAGCTTCTCGCTGGCGATGCAAAGTCAGGGGAAGGCTGCTGGCAGCGCCTCCGCCCTGCTTGGACTTGTCCCATACATTCTTGGAGCTACCGTCGCTCCGCTCGTAGGTCTAGGCGGAGAACATACCGCAGTACCAATGGGAATCGTCATCGCCATTGCTGAGGTTGGTGCAGTGAGCAGCTATATGCTGTTCATCAACCCCCGACTTAAGGAACAATAAATGAATTTGCAAGAATAGAAGACCAGCTAGAAGCTAATATTCTCCGGTTCTCAGTTTTATGCAATAAAAAAGGCACCTTTCGGTGCCTCCCTTCTCGTAATTCATTCATCGGTGTCCAATCGTGACTAATACTAGCTTTCTATCAATCCTTTTTCAATAAGAAATTGGCGAACAACCTCTTCTTCTTTTAGCCCTTCCACGTCTATGTCAGCATTGAGCTTTTGCATCTCTTCATCACTAATCAAACCGCTCATTTGATTTAAAACTTCTTCTAATTCCGGGTACTTCTCCAAAGTATCTTGGCGGATAATGGGACCACCATCGTAAGGCGGGAAAAATTCTTTATCATCCTGTAAGATAACCAGATTATGAACCTGGATTTGCGCATCTGTAGCATAGGCATTTGTTACGTCTGTCTCCCCATTAGCGATGGACTGATACATAATGCCATGATCCATCCCCTTTTGCTGTTTGAAGTTCATACCGTACAGCTTTTGAATGCCTGGGAAGCCGTCATCGCGGTCAAGGAACTCAAACTCAACGCCTAGCACCATTTCCTCGGATACTTTGGCCAGGTCGCTGAAGGTCTGCAGATTGTGCTGCTCTGCTGTTTCGCGAGTAACCGCTAAAGTATACGTATTGTTAATGCCAAAGGGCTCCAAAAATACTAAATCATCTTCTTTCAAAAGCTCTCTCGTTTTCGCTAAAGTTTCTGCTGAATTTCCGGTTTCTTCCTGATAATAGTTCGCTACAACGGTTCCCGAATATTCGGGATACAGCTGAATTTCATCGTTTTTAAGCGCGCTCCAAGCGACATTGGAGCCTCCCAGATTAACTTGCCTTTTTACTTTAATATCTGTCTTGGCTTCGATCAGCTCCGCCATCATTAACGCGAGCAGCATATTCTCCGTAAAATTTTTTGAGCCTACGGTAATTTCCCCCACACGAGCAGCCCCATCAGCATTGCTGCCCGAATTCACTCCTCCCCCACATGCCGCTAGTAACATTGCAACCATAGCTATCGCAAGCAGGCCAACCATCATCTTCTTGTTTATAAATTTCATTTAATTACTTTGAACCTCCATTTGAATAATTTGCTATCATTAACCGCATTTCGTCTTCGCTTTAACAGCTCTACACTTTCAGCCCTTTAGGCGTAGTCGCTTTCTCTAGCAGCCCTAGTAAATAATCCATAATCAATGCAAGAGCAGCTGCCGGAATTGCCCCCATCAAGGTAAGCGCCTCAATGTTGCGCTGGATGCCGAGAAAAATGTACTCCCCAAGTCCTCCTGCACCGATAAAAGAAGCCAGCGTAGCCGTTCCAACATTAATCACCGCCGCTGTTCGAATTCCGGCCATGATCACATTCAATGCCAAGGGCAGTTGAACCCTAAATAAAATTTGCCAACTCTTCATGCCCATGCCTCGTGCCGCTTCCACAATCGACTTGTCTACGTCGGTAATACCTGCGTACGTATTTCGGATGATCGGCAGTAAGGAATATAGGAATAATGCTGCTACGGCGGTCTTCATTCCAATTCCAAATAACGGAATCATAAAGCCGAGCATCGCAAGACTTGGGATTGTCTGAAGAATACCAGCAGTCCCTATAGTAATGCCTTTCAGAGCTTTGACACGTGTAATCATAATTCCCAATGAGATACCAACTATGATGGCTAACAACATCGACATGAATACAAGTTCAATATGAACGAATAAGGACTGTACCAATTCACTTTTGCGCATATCGAATTGATGTATCAATTGTTCCCATAACGATTTATCTCTCATATGTTCTCTTCATCTCCTACCCACTGAGCAGCAAATGCCGTAAGCAAACTACTTCTAGTGACAATTCCCGAAATTTCTCCCGCCTCCGTCACCACCGGTATGATGCCAAGTGGCGCTTCTGTGATGAGAGCAAGAGCGTCCCTTGCTGTCGCCGTATCCTGCAGCACAACTTCGGGTGCTATCATAATCTCCTGGATCGTAGTAACGCTATTCAAATGGGCGGATACATCATAGGCGGATACAATACCGAGCAGCTTACCAGAATCATCGCCAACGAGCAGCGTATCTGTCTTTCTTTGACGCATGAAGGTTAGCGCTCTACCTGGACTGCGGCCCGGCAGCGTGGTCGATGGATTGTTGCGCATAACTTCTGTAATCGGAATGTACTCCGGGTTTTGATAGAGACGATTCTTACCGACAAAACCTTCCACGAACTCATCCGCTGGCTGACTCAGAATTCGATCCGGCGTATCGATCTGCACCAATTCTCCATCTCTAAGAATAGCGATTTTGTCGCCTAGCTTCAGTGCTTCTTCCATATCATGCGTAACGAAGACGATTGTTTTCTTGACCTCCTGCTGAAGTCTCAACAGCTCATCCTGCAGCTGTTCCCGGGTAATCGGATCAAGAGCGCCAAAGGGCTCATCCATTAAGATAATGTCCGGATCTGCCGCTAATGCTCTTGCTACCCCTACCCGCTGCTGCTGCCCGCCGGACAACTGCTTCGGATAACGTTTGGCAAAAATCGCCGGATCCAGTCCGACCATACGAAGCATTTCATTGACTCTGTCCTTTTTCTTCTGCGCGTTCCACCCTTTGAGTTCAGGGATTAAGCCGACGTTATCTTCAATCGTATAGTGAGGGAATAATCCAATCTGCTGAATGACGTAACCGATGTTTTGGCGAAGTGTTACGGGGTTTTCTTGCGTAATGTCTTTGCCTTGCACGTAAATCTTGCCTGAAGTATGCGGAATTAGGCGGTTAATCATCTTCATAGAGGTCGTCTTACCACAGCCACTGGGACCAATCAACACGAGAATTTCTCCTGCCTCAACCTCAAAACTAATTTCTTTTACCGCTTGATAACCATTCGTATAGGTCTTGCTAACTTGCTCAAATTTTAACATTTCAGCCTCCTTTGCACTTTGAGATTTAATTTTTCTCTGTTCCCCTCTACATAATCCTGATCAGCAAAATCGATAGTATACTACTATGCTCAAAGCACCAATAGCTATTACTATAACAAAAGGAAAGACAACTGACAACCTCTCATGACAATATAAGTTGTATGTAAATAAATGGATTTCCCTCTTTAAAAAAGAGGCTGTCCCTTGGCAAAATCGCCTAAGTGACAACCTCTTCGCTTTATGTATTATTCAATATTTTGATTTACAAAACGTTCCGTCTTTTCATAAATCTTCGGATCGCCAACAAACACAAGTGTATCATGTTCTCTCAAAATAACGTGAGGTCCTGGAGAGATGGAAACTCTCTTTTCCCTCCGCAGCGCGATGACAGTCGCTCCGGTATTTTGCCAAAACTGCAGATTACCGAGCGTCTTACCAACCGCATGGGACTGTTCTTTAATTTGAATCTCCATCGGATTGTATGGAGTCAGGTTTTGCAGTCGGTCTGAGGCATGCGTAATTTTCTTCAATAGCACTTCTAATCTGCGATCTACTTCTTTCTTCTCTGACATAAGAAGTTCAAGATCCTGTTTTAAAGAATAAGCCGATTTCAAATAATTGCTACTTGCAAGGTATTCTTGGGCCTTTTGATCCGATATGACGACAATTCCCTTACCCTGCGAGACAGAAACAATCCCCTCGTCCTTTAATAGCCCGATCGCCTTTCGAATCGTTTCCGGGGAGACATGATATTGAGCCGCCAACAATGAACGCCCTGATATTTTGCTCTCAACAGCTAGTTCCCCGCTGACGATTCTTTGAGCAATATCGAGCGCGATGGATTTGTAGACAGCAATTTCCTGCATGGCAATAACAGCCCCTTTTTAATAATTACATATTTCAAGTATATCTGTTTTGACGCGGCAAATAAACAAAACTGACTTCCCCCGTAAATCCCAGCAATTCACTTACCTCCTGCCTATCGAATTCTATGCACAAACTGCTCGCCCGCTGGAGATTGCAGATCAGCAAGTAAAACGATAGCTCAGCGATGGGCGTAAGCTTCTGCAATGCCACAGCTGATTCCTGCGCAGCACCAGTAACCAATACGATTAAGTTGGCAAATGACATGGCTCATACAGCACCCTTTTTCATTATCGTGTCGTAAAGAAGCTTTTCATCAGCGTTAATCCGCTCATGAGGCCAAAGAAGAAAAATTCCCTTTTTTGAACCAAGTGAAAATATTCGGCAATCGCGATGATTTTTATGTATGAAGAAGCAATCGGATAAATCAAGATCAAAAAACATGGAAGGA comes from the Paenibacillus lentus genome and includes:
- a CDS encoding multidrug effflux MFS transporter → MKSFTGDYSPSPRPLSPSARIKAAFILGSLSAFGPLSLDMYLPALPKLAEELSTTASITQLSLTSCLLGLALGQLAAGPISDVRGRRTPLIISLCLYALSSLLCVFAPTIWVLIALRFLQGLSGAAGIVISRAVVRDLYSGSELTKFFSLLMLVNGAAPILAPIFGGQLLQFTNWRGVFVVLSLIGVVMMIAVLFGLPESLPQERRQSGGLSATWTTFRRLLGDRLFIGFCLTQGLVSSAMFAYISGSSFVMQNVYHVSPQMYSLIFATNGVGIIIASQTTGRLAGRIKEAKMLQFGLALALTASLGLLSAILLGGELITVLIPLFFVVSCVGIISTSSFSLAMQSQGKAAGSASALLGLVPYILGATVAPLVGLGGEHTAVPMGIVIAIAEVGAVSSYMLFINPRLKEQ
- a CDS encoding glycine betaine ABC transporter substrate-binding protein; translation: MKFINKKMMVGLLAIAMVAMLLAACGGGVNSGSNADGAARVGEITVGSKNFTENMLLALMMAELIEAKTDIKVKRQVNLGGSNVAWSALKNDEIQLYPEYSGTVVANYYQEETGNSAETLAKTRELLKEDDLVFLEPFGINNTYTLAVTRETAEQHNLQTFSDLAKVSEEMVLGVEFEFLDRDDGFPGIQKLYGMNFKQQKGMDHGIMYQSIANGETDVTNAYATDAQIQVHNLVILQDDKEFFPPYDGGPIIRQDTLEKYPELEEVLNQMSGLISDEEMQKLNADIDVEGLKEEEVVRQFLIEKGLIES
- a CDS encoding ABC transporter permease; amino-acid sequence: MRDKSLWEQLIHQFDMRKSELVQSLFVHIELVFMSMLLAIIVGISLGIMITRVKALKGITIGTAGILQTIPSLAMLGFMIPLFGIGMKTAVAALFLYSLLPIIRNTYAGITDVDKSIVEAARGMGMKSWQILFRVQLPLALNVIMAGIRTAAVINVGTATLASFIGAGGLGEYIFLGIQRNIEALTLMGAIPAAALALIMDYLLGLLEKATTPKGLKV
- a CDS encoding ABC transporter ATP-binding protein yields the protein MLKFEQVSKTYTNGYQAVKEISFEVEAGEILVLIGPSGCGKTTSMKMINRLIPHTSGKIYVQGKDITQENPVTLRQNIGYVIQQIGLFPHYTIEDNVGLIPELKGWNAQKKKDRVNEMLRMVGLDPAIFAKRYPKQLSGGQQQRVGVARALAADPDIILMDEPFGALDPITREQLQDELLRLQQEVKKTIVFVTHDMEEALKLGDKIAILRDGELVQIDTPDRILSQPADEFVEGFVGKNRLYQNPEYIPITEVMRNNPSTTLPGRSPGRALTFMRQRKTDTLLVGDDSGKLLGIVSAYDVSAHLNSVTTIQEIMIAPEVVLQDTATARDALALITEAPLGIIPVVTEAGEISGIVTRSSLLTAFAAQWVGDEENI
- a CDS encoding TrkA C-terminal domain-containing protein, whose translation is MQEIAVYKSIALDIAQRIVSGELAVESKISGRSLLAAQYHVSPETIRKAIGLLKDEGIVSVSQGKGIVVISDQKAQEYLASSNYLKSAYSLKQDLELLMSEKKEVDRRLEVLLKKITHASDRLQNLTPYNPMEIQIKEQSHAVGKTLGNLQFWQNTGATVIALRREKRVSISPGPHVILREHDTLVFVGDPKIYEKTERFVNQNIE